Below is a genomic region from Mesorhizobium sp. NZP2298.
CGGAAGCTCGAGAGCTCGTTGTCGTCGAAGAAATCGACCGAGGTGTAGATGATCGGCTTCTTGCCGTAATGCCGCTCGACGATTTCGAGGAAGGTGGTCATTTCCGCGCGCACCGTGGCCGGGTCGGGGCGCAACCTGCAGGTCGGCGATTTCGGGTTCCATTCCATGTCGAGGACAGGCGGCATGGCGGATCGGTCGACGGGAACATTCTGGATGAACCAGCGCGCCTGCTGGGCGGCCGGAGTGCAGAAATAGAAGAAATGATAGGCCGCGCGTGGAACGCCGGCGGCCTTCGTGCGCGCCCAGTGCTCGTTGAAATATTCATCGAAGCGGTCGCCGCCCTCCGTCGCCTTGATGAAGGCGAAGGAAATGCCGCTGGCCTTGGCGATCGGCCAGTCGACCGAGGTCTGGTATTTGGAGACGTCGGTGCCGTGAACAGCATAGTTCCACGGGGCGCCACTGTCCCATTCATGCGGCTTGGAATCCTCGAAGCGCGGCGCGCGCACGGCCACCGTCGGGCTGCTGGAAGCGGATGGCGACTGCGGCGACAGATCGTCCACGGTCGAGCAGGCGCCAAGCAGTGTCAGCATGAAAAGGGCTGCAAGACGGCGCATCGCAACTTCCAAGCCGGAATCAGCCGGTCGCTGATGGGTCTGTGAACCGATGGCCGACGACTGGTCGAGCCCCCTCCAGGCGATCGCCCCACAGCATCGCCCAGCATATCCATTTCTATGCATGTCGTTGTCTCAAACCGCTATGCGGTCTTGAGCGGCATGCATCCCCCGTGATCGCCGATCATGGTTGATAATCCGTTGACGGCGCTCGACAAGTACCCCGATTTGCGGAAGCAATGGCGGCAAATCGATGACATAAGGGTCGGGCGAGAGCCCTGGAGGATGCGGATGCGGATCGTCGTCAGGATCGTCAGATGGCTGCTTGGCCTGATCGTGCTGGCGGTCGTCGCGCTGTTTGCCTGGCTTTACATCGCGCCACCCGAACTGATCCGCGTCGGCTCCGGCTATTCGGCCAAGATCGTCTGCTCCAATGTCTTCATAGCCGGGCGCGATCCCAACGAGGTGCTTGCCGTCGACGTGCAGGCGCCCGGACACCCGCTGCTGCGGCTGATGCGGGTCTCGGTCGACAAGAACCGGG
It encodes:
- a CDS encoding glycoside hydrolase family 25 protein, coding for MRRLAALFMLTLLGACSTVDDLSPQSPSASSSPTVAVRAPRFEDSKPHEWDSGAPWNYAVHGTDVSKYQTSVDWPIAKASGISFAFIKATEGGDRFDEYFNEHWARTKAAGVPRAAYHFFYFCTPAAQQARWFIQNVPVDRSAMPPVLDMEWNPKSPTCRLRPDPATVRAEMTTFLEIVERHYGKKPIIYTSVDFFDDNELSSFRGYPYWLRSVAGHPREKYGSHPFTFWQYTGTGIVPGMTGKSDINVFNGSEAAWNKWLRQNTR